In Crassostrea angulata isolate pt1a10 chromosome 4, ASM2561291v2, whole genome shotgun sequence, one genomic interval encodes:
- the LOC128179470 gene encoding uncharacterized protein LOC128179470, which translates to MSDASDLERKERATTSEGCSHETSCKSLKKKRSRSEGTDITSDTDSPDGSQDTSFASPKKKSDAESEADTTSDTDSPDSVKRCKRVHFETETSLSRMDSDSPVFLKNIPKYTSKWSEEVLPCLRIQVVQQFPDMHDVFLEGCLHFIDDPQKRAEIMPDLFVSKNEDEQTVIGCFKHVLQHIFTLHCDDLSNVELDDLREMESVLTSPHWIDNFAERSPNKQYCRKVLEDLARKLKLFVWQLMHMVRKSQNQGKEITKGMYQELFVLFAKTFNLHILSGSNVEKYTMGIGDDNRFVAVPDAVICHPNTDKDNICAVVEVKKYWLDEDYSNQNVHSLRKCERRISNPHHIGSDLQSQHVGQILCAQPHSLFGEKGNFGIVVQGTKVMISSFKADSFYYQNLKNGFLMEKGATITFSKECNILRKEGRTDCIQTFLHFKKLMEFLSKKSFS; encoded by the exons ATGTCGGATGCGAGTGATCTCGAGCGAAAGGAAAGAGCAACGACGTCTGAGGGCTGCAGCCATGAAACTTCTTGCAAATctctaaagaaaaaaagaagtcGATCTGAAGGAACAGATATAACTTCTGATACAGATAGTCCAGACGGTAGCCAAGATACTTCTTTTGCATCTCCAAAGAAAAAGTCTGACGCTGAAAGTGAAGCAGATACAACTTCTGATACAGATAGTCCAGATTCCGTGAAACGGTGTAAACGAGTCCATTTTGAAACAGAAACCTCTTTGTCGCGAATGGATTCAGACAGCCCGGTGTTTCTAAAGAACATTCCAAAATACACATCTAAATGGTCAGAAGAAGTACTACCATGTCTTAGAATTCAGGTAGTTCAACAATTTCCTGATATGCATGACGTATTTCTAGAAGGTTGTTTACACTTTATAGATGACCCACAAAAACGTGCCGAAATCATGCCAGACCTGTTTGTGTCAAAGAATGAAGACGAGCAAACGGTGATTGGATGCTTTAAGCATGTGTTGCAGCATATTTTTACTTTGCATTGTGATGATCTTTCAAATGTTGAACTAGATGATTTAAGAGAAATGGAAAGTGTGTTGACAAGTCCTCATTGGATTGACAATTTTGCAGAACGATCTCCAAATAAGCAATATTGCAGAAA agtgTTGGAGGATCTTGCAAGGAAACTTAAGCTATTTGTGTGGCAGCTAATGCACATGGTGAGAAAATCACAGAATCAAGGGAAAGAAATAACTAAAGGAATGTACCAGGAATTGTTTGTGCTCTTTGCTAAAACATTCAATCTTCATATTTT GTCAGGATCCAATGTTGAAAAGTACACTATGGGTATTGGGGATGACAATAGATTTGTTGCTGTACCAGATGCTGTGATCTGCCATCCAAATACAGATAAGGACAACATATGTGCTGTAGTAGAG GTTAAGAAATATTGGTTAGATGAAGATTATTCAAACCAAAATGTGCATAGCCTACGAAAATGTGAAAGGAGAATTTCTAATCCCCATCATATTGGATCAGATTTACAAAGTCAGCATGTTGGACAGATTCTTTGTGCTCAACCACACTCACTGTTCGGAGAGAAAGGGAATTTTGGAATTGTAGTCCAAGGAACAAAA GTGATGATTTCATCATTCAAGGCAGACAGTTTTTACTACCAGAATTTGAAAAATGGGTTTCTGATGGAAAAAGGAGCAACAATAACATTCAGTAAAGAATGTAACATACTCAGAAAGGAAGGGAGAACAGATTGTATTCAAACCTTTCTTCATTTTAAGAAACTGATGGagtttttaagtaaaaaatctttttcctaa